From Rhododendron vialii isolate Sample 1 chromosome 10a, ASM3025357v1, the proteins below share one genomic window:
- the LOC131303303 gene encoding uncharacterized protein LOC131303303, producing the protein MKRSVSGKILLEKEKKSAEKQSSKKNRFLVTVNVLGSTGPIRFVVDEGESVKGVVSIALKMYARERRLPVLGSVVSDFLLYPANNAGSDALSPPESIGSSGARNFVLCKIQKQPQMTEARSQIIARKGNGSSWKAWLNKSFSLKVLCH; encoded by the exons ATGAAGAGGAGTGTGTCTGGGAAAATATTgttggagaaggagaagaagagtgCCGAGAAGCAGAGTTCCAAGAAAAATCGGTTCTTGGTAACGGTTAACGTTCTGGGTAGCACTGGACCGATACGATTCGTGGTGGATGAGGGAGAAAGTGTTAAGGGGGTGGTAAGTATAGCTCTGAAAATGTATGCCCGGGAAAGGAGGCTCCCGGTTCTTGGTTCTGTAGTCTCTGATTTCCTCCTTTATCCAGCCAATAATGCAGGATCCGACG CTCTAAGTCCACCCGAGTCGATAGGGTCGAGCGGAGCAAGGAATTTTGTGCTGTGCAAGATTCAGAAGCAACCACAGATGACAGAAGCTAGGTCACAGATAATTGCTCGGAAGGGAAATGGCAGTAGTTGGAAGGCATGGCTCAATAAGTCCTTTTCCCTCAAGGTTTTATGTCATTAA